From a single Kitasatospora azatica KCTC 9699 genomic region:
- a CDS encoding LysR family transcriptional regulator: MELRQLRYFVTVAEELHFGRAAERLLIGQPAVSQQIRRLERELKVDLFDRTPRTVRLTSAGEAFLPAARAVLTAEDAARAVAADLAAGRLGVFRLGTITGLGDRLDRILDAFERQAPGVRVELAALPVRERLAQLTDGRLDAAFVRGAGSTPAPGEDPPDLRYVPLWQDELVAAVPARHPLAERSELHLADLAPLPIRLTERRNHPALVDLVLSSCQAAGFEPIPGPTSSTLQDTLAAIGAGTPMWTVVYAANARMLRIPRVAFVPFAPPGLALGAGLMVRNGPGSPRLDLLLAACRARPTAPPRPPSS; the protein is encoded by the coding sequence GTGGAGCTTCGCCAACTGCGCTACTTCGTCACCGTCGCCGAAGAGCTGCACTTCGGGCGCGCCGCCGAGCGGCTGCTGATCGGCCAGCCCGCCGTCAGTCAGCAGATCCGCCGCCTGGAGCGGGAGTTGAAGGTCGACCTGTTCGACCGCACGCCCCGCACGGTGCGCCTCACCAGCGCCGGCGAGGCCTTCCTGCCCGCAGCCCGCGCCGTCCTCACCGCCGAGGACGCGGCCCGCGCGGTGGCCGCCGATCTCGCCGCCGGCCGACTCGGGGTCTTCCGACTCGGCACGATCACCGGCCTGGGCGACCGCCTGGACCGGATCCTTGACGCCTTCGAGCGTCAAGCACCGGGCGTGCGCGTGGAGTTGGCCGCGCTACCGGTGCGCGAACGCCTTGCCCAACTGACTGACGGGCGACTGGACGCCGCCTTCGTCCGTGGCGCCGGCAGTACACCGGCGCCTGGCGAGGATCCGCCGGACCTGCGCTATGTCCCGCTCTGGCAGGACGAGTTGGTGGCCGCCGTACCGGCTCGTCATCCGCTCGCCGAACGGTCCGAGCTGCACCTGGCCGACCTTGCCCCACTGCCGATCCGACTGACCGAGCGCCGCAACCACCCGGCCCTGGTGGACTTGGTCCTGAGCAGCTGCCAAGCCGCCGGCTTCGAACCGATCCCGGGCCCGACCTCCAGCACGCTGCAGGACACCCTGGCCGCGATCGGCGCCGGCACCCCGATGTGGACGGTGGTCTACGCGGCCAACGCCCGGATGCTGCGCATCCCCAGGGTCGCCTTCGTGCCGTTCGCCCCACCCGGCCTGGCGCTGGGCGCCGGCCTGATGGTCCGCAACGGACCCGGCTCACCACGGCTCGACCTGCTGCTCGCCGCCTGCCGAGCCCGGCCGACCGCGCCGCCCCGGCCGCCCAGCTCCTGA
- a CDS encoding YceI family protein codes for MGLFNRKGAETATSTETAAATSAATAPTAVLDAAATDLAHLTGDYTIDTTHSRIGFTVRHAMVTNVRGEFSDYQGTLHLDGSDPAASSAELVIQVASISTGNEQRDGHLRTGDFFEAESHPEISFRSTATEQLDADTYRMTGDLSIKGTARPVVLDLEFTGTATDPYGIQRLGFEGRTTVDRTDFGLSYNAALETGGVLIGEKVKLSFDISAVRA; via the coding sequence ATGGGCCTGTTCAACCGCAAGGGCGCCGAGACCGCGACCAGCACCGAGACCGCCGCTGCGACCAGCGCCGCGACCGCCCCCACCGCAGTGCTCGATGCCGCCGCCACCGACCTCGCACACCTCACCGGCGACTACACCATCGACACCACCCACAGCCGCATCGGCTTCACGGTGCGCCACGCGATGGTCACCAACGTGCGCGGCGAGTTCTCCGACTACCAGGGCACCCTGCACCTGGACGGCAGCGACCCGGCCGCTTCCAGCGCGGAGCTGGTCATCCAGGTCGCCAGCATCAGCACCGGCAACGAGCAGCGCGACGGGCACCTGCGCACCGGTGACTTCTTCGAGGCCGAGTCGCACCCGGAGATCAGCTTCCGCAGCACCGCCACCGAGCAGCTGGACGCGGACACCTACCGGATGACCGGCGATCTCAGCATCAAGGGCACCGCCCGCCCGGTCGTGCTGGACCTGGAGTTCACCGGCACCGCCACCGACCCGTACGGCATCCAGCGTCTGGGCTTCGAGGGCCGCACCACCGTCGACCGCACCGACTTCGGCCTGAGCTACAACGCGGCGCTGGAGACCGGTGGCGTGCTGATCGGCGAGAAGGTCAAGCTGAGCTTCGACATCTCCGCCGTCCGCGCCTGA
- a CDS encoding DEAD/DEAH box helicase, producing MGSHPFACSASLLAEVLGGIGPGLEWLAGQAAERWATLALPSLSGVPTASPELLSGRAPNAVSLRAWRVPALVFGPAESAQLLGELFDPQWALTSSDVPGVGRADVAYGASLRWLTGVHDLAWRLVGRGQVLPGLVRPISVQAEPEPEPEAGAAPVRPGLEAGMVPAPVPVRPELGSGLGLVEAEVPEDEVAYARWRPVPTAADRRAATALADGCPRVLRGERSGAVLVDEVLDVLTDREVRATLADHPGALRIPRGSAPADGPAARLAERWFTALASPDGRITVEDGDGDGAAAALDELAARLTAWYASGVPAEPALRLCFRLVEPLGPDPTDPEGRAVGDHWRIDFLLQAVDEPSLLVSAAELWAGGAALAAFERKTDDPQAGYLAELDRAARCRAELRPALRETRPKALTLDRDGALEFLREAAPVLAEAGFGVLLPTWWQRRPRLGMALTVRGPATAAVERTERLDRDAVLAFHWQLAVDGDPLTEQELADLAAAKRGLVRVRGQWIEVDARQIAAAVDFLAKQGQGESDPGPLLRLALDPGSLVAGLPIGAIRAAGVLGELLGDGSGEDGNGGDGSGEGGNGGDGSGGDGSDSVARAAVRLPAEFGATLRPYQERGVAWLSALSRLGLGAVLADDMGLGKTVQTLALLAAEHAADRSAGPGATDPGRVDPGRVDPGRTDRGPTLLVCPMSLVANWRREAARFAPMLRVHVQHGAERPLGEELHAAVTGADLVITTYGLVQRDAPQLRTIAWHRVIADEAQTVKNSATAQSRALRSIPAAHRIALTGTPVENRLAELHAILDFANPGLLGSAAAFKERYAVPVEQQASVARTAELRRRTGPFILRRRKGDPGVLAELPAKQEMTVWCTLTAEQAGLYQAVVADLLHRLRGIKGVERKGAVLGAIGRLKQVCNHPAQLPHDGSPVAGRSGKLARLEELLTEALAEGDRTLVFTQYAEFGSLLHRHLAERLDTEVLYLHGRLGASRREELITRFQQPDGPGVFLLSLKAGGTGLNLTAANQVIHLDRWWNPAVEEQATDRAHRIGQRRTVQVRRFVCAGTVEERIAEMIDSKRALADVAVGQGERWLTELSTGELRELLTLSQEAMTE from the coding sequence GTGGGCTCGCATCCGTTCGCCTGCTCGGCCTCGCTGCTGGCGGAGGTGCTCGGCGGGATCGGGCCCGGGCTGGAGTGGCTTGCCGGGCAGGCCGCCGAGCGGTGGGCCACGTTGGCGCTGCCCTCGTTGAGTGGCGTGCCGACGGCCTCGCCCGAGCTGTTGAGCGGCCGGGCGCCGAACGCGGTGTCGCTGCGTGCCTGGCGAGTACCGGCGCTGGTCTTCGGGCCGGCCGAGAGCGCGCAGCTGCTGGGGGAGCTCTTCGATCCGCAGTGGGCGCTGACCAGCTCCGACGTACCCGGGGTGGGGCGGGCCGACGTCGCGTACGGCGCCTCGCTGCGCTGGCTCACCGGGGTGCACGACCTGGCCTGGCGCCTGGTGGGGCGGGGCCAGGTACTGCCGGGACTGGTTCGGCCGATATCGGTGCAGGCGGAGCCGGAGCCGGAGCCGGAGGCAGGGGCGGCGCCGGTGCGGCCGGGGCTGGAGGCGGGGATGGTGCCGGCGCCAGTGCCGGTGCGGCCGGAGTTGGGGTCGGGGTTGGGACTGGTGGAGGCCGAGGTCCCCGAGGACGAGGTGGCGTACGCCCGCTGGCGGCCGGTGCCAACCGCTGCCGATCGCCGTGCGGCGACCGCCCTCGCCGACGGCTGCCCCCGGGTGCTGCGCGGCGAGCGGTCGGGCGCGGTGCTGGTGGACGAGGTACTGGATGTGTTGACCGACCGCGAGGTCCGCGCCACCCTCGCCGACCACCCCGGCGCCCTCCGCATCCCCCGGGGCTCGGCGCCGGCGGACGGCCCGGCCGCGCGTCTGGCCGAGCGCTGGTTCACCGCGCTCGCCTCGCCGGACGGCCGGATCACGGTCGAGGACGGCGACGGGGATGGGGCCGCTGCCGCATTGGACGAGCTGGCCGCCCGCCTCACCGCCTGGTACGCCTCCGGTGTCCCCGCCGAACCCGCGCTGCGGCTCTGCTTCCGCCTGGTCGAGCCGCTCGGCCCCGACCCCACCGATCCCGAGGGTCGCGCTGTCGGCGACCATTGGCGGATCGACTTCCTGCTTCAAGCCGTGGACGAGCCCTCGCTCCTGGTCTCGGCCGCCGAGCTCTGGGCCGGTGGCGCCGCGCTCGCCGCCTTCGAGCGCAAGACCGACGACCCACAGGCCGGCTACCTCGCCGAACTGGACCGGGCCGCCCGCTGTCGCGCCGAGCTGCGCCCCGCGCTGCGCGAGACCCGACCGAAGGCGCTGACCCTCGATCGGGACGGCGCACTCGAATTCCTGCGTGAAGCCGCGCCGGTGCTGGCCGAGGCCGGCTTCGGCGTGCTGCTGCCCACCTGGTGGCAGCGCCGACCGCGCCTGGGCATGGCACTCACGGTCCGTGGCCCGGCCACGGCGGCGGTCGAACGGACCGAGCGGCTCGACCGCGACGCCGTGCTGGCCTTCCACTGGCAGCTCGCCGTGGACGGTGACCCGCTCACCGAACAGGAGCTCGCGGACCTGGCCGCTGCCAAGCGCGGACTGGTCCGGGTGCGCGGTCAGTGGATCGAGGTGGACGCGCGTCAGATCGCCGCCGCCGTTGACTTCCTGGCCAAGCAGGGCCAGGGCGAAAGCGACCCCGGACCGCTGCTGCGGCTGGCGCTGGACCCCGGATCCCTGGTCGCCGGTCTGCCGATCGGCGCCATCCGGGCGGCCGGCGTCCTCGGCGAGCTGCTCGGCGACGGGAGTGGTGAGGACGGGAACGGTGGGGACGGGAGTGGTGAGGGCGGGAACGGTGGGGACGGGAGTGGTGGGGACGGGAGCGACAGCGTGGCCCGCGCAGCCGTCCGGCTCCCCGCCGAGTTCGGCGCCACGCTGCGCCCGTACCAGGAACGCGGCGTGGCCTGGTTGAGCGCACTCAGCCGTCTCGGACTGGGTGCGGTGCTCGCCGATGACATGGGGTTGGGCAAGACCGTGCAGACCCTGGCCCTCCTGGCAGCGGAGCATGCGGCGGACCGGTCGGCAGGGCCCGGAGCCACAGACCCCGGCCGCGTTGACCCCGGCCGCGTTGACCCCGGCCGCACTGACCGCGGCCCCACCCTGCTGGTCTGCCCGATGTCCCTGGTCGCCAACTGGCGCCGCGAGGCTGCCCGGTTCGCGCCGATGCTCCGCGTGCACGTGCAGCACGGCGCGGAACGGCCGCTCGGCGAGGAGCTCCACGCCGCCGTCACCGGAGCCGACTTGGTGATCACCACTTACGGTCTGGTCCAGCGCGACGCCCCGCAACTGCGCACCATCGCCTGGCACCGGGTGATCGCCGACGAGGCGCAGACCGTCAAGAACAGCGCCACCGCGCAGTCCCGCGCGCTGCGTTCGATCCCGGCTGCGCACCGGATCGCGCTCACCGGGACGCCCGTGGAGAACCGCCTCGCCGAACTGCACGCCATTCTGGACTTCGCCAACCCCGGGCTGCTCGGCTCGGCCGCCGCGTTCAAGGAGCGCTACGCCGTCCCCGTCGAGCAGCAGGCCAGTGTCGCCCGGACCGCCGAACTGCGGCGTCGGACCGGCCCGTTCATCCTGCGACGACGCAAGGGCGATCCCGGGGTGCTGGCCGAGCTGCCGGCCAAGCAGGAGATGACCGTCTGGTGCACCCTGACCGCCGAACAGGCGGGCCTGTACCAGGCGGTGGTCGCCGACCTGCTGCACCGACTACGCGGGATCAAGGGCGTGGAGCGCAAGGGCGCGGTGCTCGGTGCGATCGGACGGCTGAAGCAGGTCTGCAACCACCCGGCTCAACTCCCGCACGACGGCTCGCCGGTGGCCGGACGCTCCGGCAAACTGGCCCGGCTGGAGGAACTGCTGACCGAGGCGCTGGCCGAGGGCGACCGCACGCTGGTCTTCACCCAGTACGCCGAGTTCGGCTCGCTGCTCCACCGCCACCTCGCCGAGCGACTCGACACCGAGGTGCTCTATCTGCACGGCCGCCTCGGTGCCAGCCGCCGGGAGGAGCTGATCACCCGGTTCCAGCAGCCGGACGGACCCGGCGTCTTCCTGCTCTCGCTGAAGGCCGGCGGCACCGGGCTCAACCTCACGGCGGCCAACCAGGTGATCCACCTGGACCGCTGGTGGAACCCGGCCGTCGAGGAGCAGGCCACCGACCGGGCCCACCGGATCGGCCAGCGACGCACCGTGCAGGTCCGCAGGTTCGTCTGTGCGGGCACGGTCGAGGAGCGGATCGCGGAGATGATCGACTCCAAGCGGGCGCTGGCGGATGTGGCGGTCGGCCAGGGGGAGCGATGGCTCACCGAACTGTCCACCGGTGAGCTGCGCGAACTGCTGACCCTCTCCCAGGAGGCGATGACCGAATGA
- a CDS encoding DNA polymerase III subunit beta family protein translates to MRSIGQLARESGLTVSALRFYDGAGVFGPAWVDPQSGYRWYAPEQLADARLLCRLRRVGLPLAEIRLVLSAPPGSGAAHRVLQAHLRRLEDGLADARRELSLVHELIDQREHTMTRITVGRAALSAALSAVRFAVSADPELPMLGGILFDLDGEVLRLVATDRYRLAVGQAPVRAGASAGADAGTGTGTGTGTGTGTEAGAGAGAEFSVLVPVALADRIRALAEDSAAEGNGELTLTVDGSRVVAEAAGHRAEGERLDLDFPDYRRLTRLEPSHRGEISTEALRSAVADGPTRPYTPQAGEDAGTAVSLTVLAVGADGQVQVVDGEESVVDASPASGEPAEVQVAVNQEFLLDALAASAQGQLLLELGGAISPLAIRSAGEAGNFSVLMPVRLS, encoded by the coding sequence ATGCGCAGTATCGGCCAGCTGGCCAGGGAGAGCGGCCTGACTGTCAGTGCGCTGCGGTTCTACGACGGTGCCGGTGTCTTCGGCCCGGCCTGGGTGGACCCGCAGAGCGGCTACCGCTGGTACGCGCCCGAGCAGCTCGCCGACGCCCGGCTGCTCTGCCGGCTGCGCCGGGTGGGGCTTCCGCTGGCGGAGATCCGCTTGGTGCTGTCCGCGCCACCGGGTTCCGGGGCGGCCCACCGCGTGCTGCAGGCGCACCTGCGGCGGTTGGAGGACGGCCTGGCCGACGCGCGTCGCGAACTCTCCCTTGTCCACGAGCTGATCGACCAGAGAGAGCACACCATGACACGCATCACCGTTGGTCGCGCCGCACTGTCCGCCGCACTGTCCGCCGTCCGCTTCGCCGTGTCCGCCGACCCCGAGTTGCCGATGCTCGGCGGCATCCTGTTCGACCTGGACGGTGAAGTGCTGCGACTGGTGGCCACCGACCGCTACCGGCTGGCGGTCGGCCAGGCCCCGGTCCGGGCCGGAGCCAGCGCCGGAGCTGACGCTGGAACCGGAACCGGAACCGGAACCGGAACCGGAACCGGAACCGAGGCTGGAGCTGGCGCTGGAGCCGAGTTCAGTGTCCTGGTCCCGGTGGCGCTCGCAGACCGGATCCGCGCGCTCGCCGAGGACAGCGCTGCCGAAGGCAACGGGGAGCTGACTCTCACCGTCGACGGCAGCCGGGTGGTCGCCGAGGCCGCCGGGCACCGGGCCGAGGGCGAGCGACTGGACCTGGACTTCCCCGACTACCGCCGACTCACCCGCCTGGAACCCAGCCACCGGGGCGAGATCAGCACGGAGGCACTGCGCAGTGCGGTCGCCGACGGCCCGACCCGCCCGTACACGCCGCAGGCGGGCGAGGATGCCGGGACGGCGGTCTCGCTGACGGTGCTCGCCGTCGGGGCGGATGGGCAGGTGCAGGTGGTGGACGGCGAGGAGTCGGTGGTTGATGCGAGTCCGGCGTCGGGGGAGCCTGCGGAGGTGCAAGTGGCGGTGAACCAGGAGTTCCTGCTCGATGCGCTCGCGGCCAGTGCCCAGGGCCAGCTGCTGCTGGAGCTCGGTGGCGCGATCAGCCCGCTGGCGATTCGCTCGGCAGGCGAGGCAGGGAACTTCTCGGTGCTGATGCCGGTCCGCCTCTCCTGA
- a CDS encoding helix-turn-helix domain-containing protein — MASLNVSSLGEYIREQRRSAQYSLRQLAEAAGVSNPYLSQIERGLRKPSAEILQQIAKALRISAETLYVQAGILEERPAGGADLRAAIFADAAISEQQKQALLAVYEAFVTENLERKI; from the coding sequence ATGGCTTCACTGAACGTGAGCTCGCTGGGTGAGTACATCCGCGAGCAGCGGCGCAGCGCGCAGTACTCGTTGCGCCAGTTGGCGGAGGCTGCGGGTGTGTCGAACCCGTATCTCAGCCAGATTGAGCGGGGACTGCGCAAGCCGAGCGCGGAGATTCTGCAGCAGATCGCGAAGGCGCTGCGGATCTCGGCGGAGACGCTCTATGTGCAGGCGGGGATTTTGGAGGAGCGGCCGGCCGGCGGGGCGGACCTGCGGGCCGCGATCTTCGCTGACGCGGCGATCAGCGAGCAGCAGAAGCAGGCGCTGCTGGCCGTGTACGAGGCGTTTGTGACCGAGAACCTGGAGAGGAAAATCTGA
- a CDS encoding DUF2516 family protein, giving the protein MSYFSSYQLLNPFWWLSVGIILFKAFAFVDAATRREDAFRAADKKTKPFWLIVLGLALVLDLLFGANFISSFLTLAGLVAAIVYMVDVRPAIRAVTGGRGGSDRLSRAWRSLGRRGNGRW; this is encoded by the coding sequence GTGAGCTACTTCTCGTCCTACCAGTTGCTGAATCCGTTCTGGTGGCTCTCCGTCGGGATCATCCTCTTCAAGGCGTTCGCCTTCGTGGATGCGGCGACCCGGCGGGAAGACGCCTTTCGCGCGGCGGACAAGAAGACCAAGCCGTTCTGGCTGATCGTGCTCGGGCTGGCGCTCGTCCTGGACCTGCTCTTCGGCGCGAACTTCATCAGCAGCTTCCTGACCCTGGCCGGCCTGGTGGCCGCGATCGTCTACATGGTGGACGTCCGGCCGGCGATCCGGGCCGTGACGGGTGGCCGCGGCGGCAGCGACCGACTCAGCAGGGCGTGGCGCTCCCTGGGTAGGCGCGGCAACGGCCGCTGGTGA